In Salipiger abyssi, the following are encoded in one genomic region:
- the flgC gene encoding flagellar basal body rod protein FlgC: MDSLKSISAIAASGMRAQGERLKVVSENVANANSTGTSPGEEPYRRKIISFEEMVDRESGNSMVEVSGIRRDDTDFELRYDPAHPAADQDGFIKVSNVKTILEMSNMREASRSYQANLNMFETGRNMRSQLLDLLK, encoded by the coding sequence ATGGACTCGCTGAAATCCATCAGCGCCATCGCCGCGAGCGGCATGCGGGCGCAGGGCGAACGGCTCAAGGTCGTCTCGGAAAACGTCGCCAATGCCAATTCCACCGGCACCAGCCCGGGCGAGGAGCCCTATCGTCGCAAGATCATCTCCTTCGAGGAAATGGTCGACCGCGAGAGCGGCAACTCCATGGTCGAGGTCTCGGGCATTCGCCGCGACGATACCGATTTCGAACTGCGCTACGATCCCGCCCATCCAGCGGCGGATCAGGACGGGTTCATCAAGGTGTCCAACGTCAAGACCATCCTCGAGATGAGCAATATGCGCGAAGCCTCGCGCAGCTATCAGGCCAATCTCAATATGTTCGAAACCGGGCGCAACATGCGCTCGCAGCTTCTCGATTTGCTGAAATAA
- the fliI gene encoding flagellar protein export ATPase FliI: MHTAFSELSSLTRTIERASITGQVTSALGLVLTVSGLERAMGIGSHCVVQGSGGPVLAEVVGVDAQGTRLLPFGSWDGVRAGDPVAVSHSAAEIRPDDAWIGRVLDAIGRPLDGKGRLPEGAEPRTIRAAPPPAFQRRRVGPRLATRLKVMDAFTPLCRGQRMGVFAGSGVGKSTMMAMLARNAQADVIVVGLVGERGREVQDFLQDDLGEEGLARAVVVVSTGDEPPLMRRQAAWTATAVAEHFRDQGKQVLLLLDSVTRFAMAQREIGLAGGEPPTSKGYPPTTFAELPRMMERAGPGSGEAGDITALYTVLMDGDDMEDPIADAVRGILDGHIVLDRKIAEQGRFPAVNLLRSISRMLPDCHSEEEYALFKTARRAAARYADMEELIRIGAYRQGSDAEVDSAIRLAEPLDALLSQGKREAMEPGETFEQLRQCLAGAGLAT, from the coding sequence ATGCACACAGCCTTTTCAGAGCTTTCAAGCCTTACAAGGACCATTGAAAGGGCAAGTATAACCGGTCAGGTGACCTCTGCGCTGGGGCTGGTGCTCACCGTCTCCGGTCTGGAGCGCGCGATGGGAATCGGGTCGCATTGCGTGGTGCAGGGCAGCGGCGGGCCGGTACTGGCCGAGGTTGTGGGGGTCGATGCGCAGGGCACGCGGCTCCTGCCTTTCGGCAGCTGGGACGGCGTGCGCGCCGGCGATCCGGTCGCGGTCAGCCACAGCGCCGCCGAGATCCGACCCGACGACGCCTGGATCGGCCGGGTGCTCGATGCGATCGGGCGCCCGCTCGACGGTAAGGGGCGGCTGCCCGAGGGCGCCGAACCGCGCACCATCCGCGCGGCCCCTCCCCCGGCCTTTCAGCGCCGCCGCGTCGGGCCCCGGCTGGCGACCCGGCTCAAGGTCATGGATGCCTTCACCCCGCTGTGCCGGGGTCAGCGCATGGGGGTCTTTGCCGGCTCGGGCGTCGGCAAGTCGACCATGATGGCAATGCTGGCGCGCAATGCGCAGGCGGATGTGATCGTGGTCGGGCTGGTCGGCGAGCGCGGCCGCGAGGTTCAGGATTTCCTTCAGGACGATCTTGGCGAAGAGGGTCTGGCGCGCGCGGTCGTCGTGGTCTCGACCGGGGACGAGCCGCCGCTGATGCGCCGGCAGGCCGCCTGGACCGCCACCGCCGTGGCCGAGCATTTCCGCGATCAGGGCAAACAGGTTCTGCTGCTGCTCGACAGCGTGACCCGCTTTGCCATGGCGCAGCGCGAGATCGGCCTGGCGGGAGGCGAGCCACCGACCTCCAAGGGCTACCCGCCCACCACCTTTGCCGAGCTGCCGAGGATGATGGAACGCGCCGGCCCCGGGTCGGGCGAGGCCGGCGACATCACCGCGCTTTATACGGTGCTGATGGATGGCGACGATATGGAGGATCCGATTGCCGACGCGGTGCGCGGCATTCTCGACGGCCATATCGTGCTCGATCGCAAGATCGCCGAGCAGGGCCGGTTCCCGGCGGTGAACCTGCTGCGCTCGATCTCGCGGATGCTCCCGGACTGTCACAGCGAAGAGGAATACGCGCTGTTCAAGACCGCGCGCCGGGCGGCAGCGCGCTACGCGGATATGGAAGAGCTGATCCGGATCGGCGCCTATCGTCAGGGCAGCGATGCCGAGGTCGATTCGGCGATCCGGCTGGCCGAACCGCTGGACGCGCTGCTGTCGCAGGGCAAGCGCGAGGCGATGGAACCGGGCGAGACGTTTGAGCAGCTCAGACAGTGCCTCGCCGGCGCGGGCCTCGCGACATAG
- a CDS encoding flagellar hook-basal body complex protein FliE: protein MADASSLLSINAASGAYRASRDMAAEPGAVAAPAADKPSFSDMLAEAGRDAVQTVRHAEAVAQTGLQGQADTQAVVEATLELDSTVRTAVSVRDKLVEAYQEIIRMPV from the coding sequence ATGGCTGATGCCTCTTCTCTCCTTTCGATCAACGCCGCCTCGGGGGCCTATCGGGCCTCGCGCGACATGGCGGCCGAACCGGGCGCCGTCGCGGCGCCTGCGGCCGACAAGCCCAGCTTTTCCGACATGCTGGCCGAGGCCGGTCGTGATGCGGTGCAGACCGTGCGCCACGCCGAGGCGGTGGCACAGACCGGATTGCAGGGGCAGGCCGACACCCAGGCGGTGGTCGAGGCCACGCTGGAGCTGGATTCGACCGTGCGCACCGCCGTCTCGGTGCGTGACAAGCTGGTCGAGGCCTATCAGGAAATCATCCGTATGCCGGTCTGA
- a CDS encoding transglycosylase SLT domain-containing protein codes for MRWLAGMLTVLVAVFAAGQGAFADWSNFYRPSARAEAAARPGAAVDPAGVCIQEILRAQLRHQIPGNLLLGIGLQEAGLMHEGELTIWPWVANADGDGRFFSSPGTTASWVRARQGQGVESIDVGCMQVNLRWHPDAFASVEEGLDPARNVDYAARLLVSLYGQTGDWIEAAGRYHSATEQYKDAYLSRLKQNVDIANERLDIFRALASRGVGAGGVVTAAAAPLPAGHFWTSDLTQRSGAAAEGARSLFGRGVMEPVLPAFRKMF; via the coding sequence ATGCGCTGGCTTGCGGGGATGCTGACGGTGCTGGTTGCCGTGTTCGCGGCGGGGCAGGGGGCCTTTGCCGACTGGAGCAATTTCTATCGTCCCAGTGCCCGGGCTGAGGCCGCCGCGCGTCCCGGCGCCGCCGTCGATCCCGCCGGGGTCTGCATTCAGGAGATCCTGCGCGCGCAGCTGCGCCACCAGATCCCCGGCAATCTGCTGCTCGGCATCGGCTTGCAGGAGGCCGGGCTGATGCATGAGGGCGAGCTGACGATCTGGCCCTGGGTCGCAAATGCCGATGGCGACGGGCGGTTTTTTTCCAGCCCCGGCACCACGGCAAGCTGGGTGCGCGCGCGTCAGGGGCAGGGGGTCGAGTCCATCGACGTCGGATGCATGCAGGTCAATCTGCGCTGGCACCCGGATGCCTTTGCCTCGGTCGAGGAGGGGCTCGACCCGGCGCGCAATGTCGACTACGCGGCGCGGCTGCTGGTGAGCCTTTACGGCCAGACCGGTGACTGGATCGAGGCGGCGGGGCGGTATCATTCGGCCACCGAGCAATACAAGGACGCCTACCTCTCGCGGCTCAAGCAGAATGTCGATATCGCCAATGAACGGCTCGACATCTTTCGTGCGCTAGCCTCTCGCGGGGTCGGGGCAGGGGGCGTTGTGACCGCCGCCGCAGCACCGCTGCCGGCGGGGCATTTCTGGACCTCCGATCTCACGCAGCGCTCCGGCGCCGCCGCCGAGGGCGCGCGCAGTCTCTTCGGGCGCGGCGTCATGGAGCCGGTGCTGCCCGCATTCCGGAAGATGTTCTGA
- the repA gene encoding plasmid partitioning protein RepA, whose protein sequence is MIPVTPLATERPSALATEISERLNAAIREHLLSAFAPDNTKTLRHFSAPEAAELLGVSGQFMRKVHAEGTIPEPADIRGGRRYYSAQELWDAREILEQSSRKKGRYVPRRSGDEKLQVWQLMNFKGGSSKSTTSIHLAHYFALRGYRVLVVDLDPQGSLTSMCGISPEIEFDGLTVYDAIRYDNPVDMADVVVPTYFPGLSIAPSRLLLSEFETESAVHSNPDQPFFTRIRNALAQVEGDFDLVLMDSPPQLGFLTIAGMAAASSLVVPLTPSMLDVSSTAQFLELAGAYMGVIEDAGATLQYDHFKFLITRDEPTDVPSQQLTSFMRALFQDRVISATALKSTAISDATMLKQSIYEVVRSEMTRATYDRAKSSMDAVGHEVETMIHQAWGRK, encoded by the coding sequence ATGATTCCTGTGACACCACTGGCGACCGAGCGGCCCTCGGCTCTCGCGACCGAAATTTCGGAGCGTCTGAACGCCGCGATCCGCGAGCATCTGCTCTCGGCCTTCGCCCCGGACAACACCAAAACGCTGCGTCATTTCTCCGCCCCCGAGGCGGCAGAGCTGCTGGGTGTTTCGGGCCAGTTCATGCGCAAGGTTCATGCCGAAGGCACCATCCCCGAGCCCGCCGATATCCGCGGCGGGCGGCGCTACTACTCCGCCCAGGAGCTTTGGGACGCCCGCGAAATCCTCGAACAATCCTCGCGCAAAAAGGGCCGCTACGTGCCCCGCCGCAGCGGCGATGAAAAGCTCCAGGTCTGGCAGCTGATGAACTTCAAGGGCGGCAGCAGCAAGAGCACGACGAGCATCCATCTCGCGCATTATTTTGCCCTGCGCGGCTACCGGGTTCTGGTCGTCGATCTCGATCCGCAGGGCTCGCTGACCTCGATGTGCGGCATCAGCCCCGAGATCGAATTCGACGGGCTCACCGTTTACGACGCGATCCGTTATGACAATCCGGTCGACATGGCCGATGTCGTGGTGCCCACCTATTTCCCCGGCCTGTCGATTGCGCCCTCGCGCCTGTTGCTCTCGGAATTCGAGACGGAATCGGCGGTGCATTCCAACCCCGATCAGCCGTTCTTTACCCGCATCCGCAACGCGCTGGCGCAGGTCGAGGGTGATTTCGATCTTGTGCTCATGGACAGCCCGCCGCAGCTCGGCTTTCTGACCATCGCCGGCATGGCCGCCGCCAGCTCGCTGGTCGTGCCGCTGACGCCGTCGATGCTGGATGTCTCCTCCACCGCACAGTTTCTGGAACTCGCGGGCGCCTATATGGGCGTGATCGAGGATGCCGGCGCGACGCTGCAATACGATCACTTCAAGTTTCTCATCACCCGCGACGAGCCGACCGACGTGCCCTCACAACAGCTCACATCCTTCATGCGGGCGCTGTTTCAGGATCGGGTGATCTCGGCAACCGCGCTCAAGAGCACCGCGATCAGCGATGCCACGATGCTGAAACAGTCGATCTACGAGGTTGTCCGATCGGAGATGACACGCGCGACCTACGATCGCGCAAAAAGTTCCATGGATGCGGTCGGCCATGAGGTCGAGACGATGATCCACCAGGCCTGGGGGCGTAAATAA
- a CDS encoding flagellar basal body rod protein FlgB yields the protein MKLAGMSFFQLASQRMKWLGARQSVISENIANADTPEYKAKEISSFESMTDGARTVRGLNVTNAKHIQSVGGAPDGVRVTTDESAWEGSLDGNTVALEQQTIKAAEVAGNYRLAAELYRKGHTLLTIAVTGIR from the coding sequence ATGAAGCTTGCGGGTATGTCGTTTTTTCAGCTCGCCTCTCAGCGCATGAAGTGGCTGGGCGCGCGGCAGTCGGTGATCTCCGAGAATATCGCGAATGCGGATACGCCGGAGTACAAGGCGAAGGAGATCAGCTCTTTCGAAAGCATGACCGACGGCGCGCGCACGGTGCGCGGGCTGAATGTGACCAACGCCAAGCATATCCAGAGCGTGGGCGGCGCGCCGGACGGCGTGCGGGTGACCACCGACGAGAGCGCCTGGGAGGGCAGCCTCGACGGCAACACCGTGGCGCTCGAACAGCAGACCATCAAGGCCGCCGAGGTGGCCGGCAATTACCGGCTGGCGGCAGAGCTCTACCGCAAGGGTCACACGCTGCTGACCATCGCCGTCACCGGCATTCGTTAA
- a CDS encoding flagellar biosynthetic protein FliQ: MTESDTHRILSDAFLTVLYAAGPIMAIALVVGLLIAFFQALTQIQEMTLTFVPKIVAIFLGLLVFTPFMYSMVKTLSDRAFDLIVSGGS, translated from the coding sequence GTGACCGAGAGCGACACCCATAGGATACTCTCCGACGCCTTCCTCACCGTGCTTTACGCGGCGGGGCCGATCATGGCGATTGCCCTGGTCGTAGGTCTGCTCATCGCGTTCTTTCAGGCGCTGACGCAGATTCAGGAGATGACGCTCACCTTCGTGCCCAAGATCGTCGCGATTTTTCTCGGGCTGCTGGTCTTCACGCCCTTCATGTACTCCATGGTCAAGACGCTCTCTGATCGTGCCTTCGATCTTATCGTCAGCGGGGGCTCGTGA